The Lolium rigidum isolate FL_2022 chromosome 1, APGP_CSIRO_Lrig_0.1, whole genome shotgun sequence region TTACCAAAACATATGACCGCTTCAAGCAGTCCATCTCACAGAGACGTTCCCATCGAGTGACAACAGAATTTTCCAAAACAACTGCCCTATTAGGATTGGTAGTACACAGCTTCCTTGTGATGTCAAAACGCAAGAAACCTGTACATGTCAACCAAACCGTGGAATGGGTACGCCAGTAGCGACTCCATTCTCATGTTTTCCTTCCAAAGTAAAACAGCTTTCTAAAATAGGCTTATATTTATTGTCAAGAGCACTAAGACATAACAGCCAAGTTGCAGGTGAAGTATTCTTTGTGAACTAGGAATCAGCTATAACATATGCTAGGCTCCAGCCGTCCATCTCACAAGGACGTTCCCATCAATAAAAGTGACAaagaaatctatacctaataataaaggagctaaggtttctgccaaaaagtttcgtcaacattttttttggaccgttttaccctcctaccaaatcgcataatacgctTGCCATGATACCGGTTCGTTTTTAGTTTCTTTCCCCACGGCAGCCTAACCCCAACTCTACCTCCACCATATCTGATCCAGCCGACACAAGCCGCGTGCATCTCGCCGCCGGCCCTCTCCGACCGCGTTCGGCCAGGCCCCTGCGGCCGGCGCCCCACCTGCGTGTCTCCCGCCGCCGGACATGCCCGCAGACCGCCTTCGGCCAGGCCCCCACCGACAGCGCCCCACCTACGCGCGGGATTGCAGATCGAAGAGCCCCAGCAGCCGCCACTCCAAAGTCCCGCCACCAGCCGTCCTCAAGGCTGTACGTTCGCAGCTGGTGGTCACGTTCGCCGTCTCTGATTGAGGGGAGCAGCAGCGGGAAGCCGAGCAACGCTGGATGCTGCGACCCGATGGCGCGCCACGAGGTGCACACGTCGGCGAAGCATGCACGGTCGTACAGCGAGGAGCAGCATCGATGGTAGACCGTGATGTGGAGGTCGTCCGGGAGCTCGGACCATCCGGCCCGTTGGAGGCCTCCGCCGTCCCGGCCATTGCTTGGTCTAAATGCCCGAGCAGTTCATACTTGGTTTCCTACATACAACCAAAACCATAGGGGAGCAGCGGAAATTTCAGTTGTTGGTTGATGACGGAGACAGGGGAAACGGAATTGAGCCCTCGGGTTTGCAGAATCCAAGGCTACGCCCGAGAACCCGAGCGGTCTGGCACCGGTGGTCTATGGTCTTCTAGGACCTAGGTGATTCACTAATTATTTTGGGGTGAGAGATTGAGTGAGAGGTGAGAGGTAACATATGGTGTCTGGATTGTCGGGGCGGAGAGCCACAAATCCATGGCCGTGGCCAATGATGCTGCCACTTTTGCTTAGGAGTATTTTGGAGACGAAAGATGTATAGGGAGAGAGAGGATGGACAAGAATTTGGGAATAATTGGAGAGAGAGGAGAAAACTGGTGGACACACTAACTTGGTGCATAGTTTCATACGTTGGATGAGAAAATCAAACCGGGTCCTATGTCAATTGCACACCGCAGCATCAAGAAGATACGCACGTCGTGATATGACCAGCTATATAATATACTCTCTCCGTTTCTAAACATAAGCCACACCGAAATTAAAGAACACGGATACGTGGAACGAAAATTACATGAGATTTATGTGATAGAACAAAATTCTTGAGATGTTTTTCGTCTTCAAGCTACAGACTGTGTCGATGGCACGCCACCGCTGCCGCTGCTCCCTGAGCTTGCCTGGCCTTGTTGGATGCAAACGGGAAGTTGCCGAAGGGGTTAAGAAGACCACATCCGCCCCAGAGACGTGGAAGAAGGAATAACCGCTGATGAAACTTCGtgacgatccgaagatcccccCAGCTAGAAAAGGTCCTCGAAAATCACACCACTCCCACAAGTTTCTCGACATCGGcgtcgagatggggttgaagctGAGGAGACTTTATTGGAGAAGACGCCACCGCCCCACCAAACCTTCACCCTAAAATCAAAAATACGAAGCCCTCCTACCGACAGGGGATAGATCCACCCCTCCTCCATGGCCCAAAGGCCATCGACTTGGGGTAGATCGGCGCGCCGACATGAGGCGGCTGGGAATCAACGCGATCGCCTCTTGATCGCGCGTCCCAGACGATTAACCTTGTTTTAAGAATTTTTCATTTTAGCCTGTCATAAATTCTCGATGAGCGGTGCAATGGAGACAATGAGAGAGCGATGAACGAAAGAGGTATAGCCGGTACGAGTGTACGATACAGCCATGTAACCTCGCCTAAGTGTGGTGGGGCTAGCAGAAAGACGATATGTGTGTCCTAGGCGACAACCAAGAACTATAGGATAGATTTGGGATttgctccgtagcgaagcacgggttttgtcctagtTTTCCATAAAGTCACCAATCAATATAACACACTTTAAAACGGCAAAGGGAGGCACGGGCCAGTTCCTTCGAGAACTGGAACCTGATGGCGACCACATAGTACAGCTTCTCACATAGACTGATCCTACACCAATCCAAGGAGTCGTATCGTTGCGGGTTTGATTCGTAGCTATTCATTTGTTCTTCCCTTGCAGAATAAACTGAGGGGGCATGTCCGATCATGTGCTGCTGATTTTCTCTTAATTCCATGAGTCATTTAGCCAAGTTCAGGAATCAGGAGTTCGTGATTTTAACGAAGGCTATGTATATTAAGAAACTTGTGTAAACATGTGGAGCCGATTTCATATTCAGAGATCAACAGATAACAGTGAACACTGTTTGGTGTTCATACATTCAGACCACGGTCGATGTCTGCAAAATATCTGAATGCTGCCAGCAGTTTCGTAGATTGGCACAATGGAGCTAAAACCTGATATCAGGCAGCAAATGAAGTTGAGATGATCACAGATCCCTATCTCATTACACCGAAGACTTAAGTTTGGTGGTTCACAACCCCCTTGTGTCGTCCACACGCCACAAAAGTTGCACGAAACCCTGGAATGGGTACAATCGTACCGACTCCATTCTCACTGTTCGTTCAAAGTATTTGTTCAGGAACGCAAATTCTAGCTTAAGAGCTCCAAATTTACCAAAACATACGCCCCAAAAAAGCAGTCCATCTCGCAGAGACATTGTTTATTCTCATCAACAAGAGTGGAAACAAAATTTTCCAAAGCAAATGCTCTAATACAcggaagacttatggtttgtggcACACAGCTTCCTTGTGTTGCGGACATGGCAAAATAGTTGTACTACTTATCAACCAAACCGCGGAATGGGTACAGGAGTAAAGACTCAATTCTCATGTTAAAGAGCACAAGATAAAACAGCCAAGTGGCAGCTGAAGTATTCTTTGTGAGCTCGGAATAAACCAAAACATGTGCTAGGTTCCAGCCGTCCATCTCACAAAGACGTTCCAATCAATAAAAGCGACAAAAACAAATTCCATAAACTCACCAATCAATATAAAATACTTCAAAACGACACAAGGAGCCAGTTCATTCAAAAGCTGGAGCCTGATGGTGACCGCATAGTACAGCTTGTCACATGGACATAGTAAGCATCACAAAAATTTCAAAGAAACGATCAagaaactactttattattgttcCACAGTGTGTCAACTTCAGCAAGTTACAAGAAAAGCCAATGGAACAGTACCAAAATTTATGTGTCATACATGACAAAGCCCCTGGACAGAGAGCAAGTTCAGGGCTTCACACCCTCATGTAAACTGAAACCATAAGAAACTGACCAACAATTGAGAAATATACCTCCTCCAGGGCATACACCTACATGTCAACACTCTAGGCTGCAAAACTAGACAAGGGGAATTAGTTTGCCTTTATTCTCTTCATATGGATGGAATCACCCTTCTTCTCCCTTCAAACAGATGCAGCAGCTCCCTGCTTGTGTGCAAACTCAATGCCCTTCTCGATGCTGGCCTTGAGCTCAGCCTTCAATGCCTCAAGTGCCTTGGCCTCGTACTCCGTCACTCCCTCCAGGTCGGAGGAAATGATGGACTCAACACCATCCTTCCCAAGCTTAACTCTGGACGCGAAGAATGGAAGCTCTGTTAACTCAGACTGAACATACGTGCACTCGTAAACATCTGGATCACCAGCCATCGCGCGGAGCGACGACTCGACAAATCTGGCAGCAGCATAAGCCATGGACAGAGTAGCAGATCCAGCACCAGCCTTCGCTTCCACCACCTCTGTCCCAGCATTCTGTATTCTCTTTGTCAGCTGCTCAGTTTCCTCGTCCGTGAAGCTGACAGAAGGCCTAGTCTTGGACAACAGAGGCAGAATCGTTATCCCAGCATGGCCACCGACAACTGGGACATCAACATCGATGAGGCTGAGGTTCTTCTTCTGAGCTACAAATGTGTTAGCTCTGACAACATCCAGGGTGGAAACCCCGAAGAGCTTCTTGGGGTTGTAGACACCCTTCTGTTTCAGAATCTCAGCAGCAATCGGCACCGTGGAGTTGACTGGGTTGCTGATAATATGGATGAAGGCCTCAGGGCAATTGTCTGCAACAGCCTCAATAAGTGACTTGACGATGCCCGCATTGATGTTAAAAAGGTCATCACGAGTCATGCCTGGCTTCCTTGGGACACCCGCAGGGATGACGACAACATCCACGCCTTTCAAGCAGTCAGCTAGCTCCGCGGGGCCAGTGAAGTCCATGACTTGAGATGGCGTGTTGCAGTGGCTGAGATCGGCAGCGACGCCCTTGACATTCGCGATATCATACAGGCGCAGCTCCGAGACCAGAGGAGACATCTTGATCAGCAGGCCCAGCGGCTGACCAATGCCACCGGCAGCACCAAGCACCGCCACCTTGTAAGATGCCTGAGGTGATATCTGAGACCCAGACTTTGCCTTTGGCACAATCCTTGAGGTAACTGACGCCCGGAGGGAGGCGGTCTTGCCCAGGAATGATGTTCCTGATTCGAAGCTGATCGACGATGATGATGCCTTTAGGCCACTGAAGCTCGTGCTGCCATGATTCCCTGGTTTCGAAACCAGAGCGGCCTGCGCGCTGACCGAACTGATGGTAACAGCTGATGCCATCTCCAACTGTAGGAACAGAGGTTCATCAGATTTTGTATACAGTGGTAACATGCAATAGTCAAGTTTAAGGATTCTGAACTGCAATTAATAGGCGTAGGACCAATCGAAAATGATAGTGACTACTAGAATAAAACAAGAGAACAATTGATGACACACTAGCAGAGCACAAAATTGATCCAGATCTTGAGCACTGATACATAGGCATATGGAAAAGACTGTATGCTGATCTTAGTTTCATCAACTATGTGGACCATTAGACATAGAAAGTAACCAAAACAAAGATTCATATCTAGTGAATTAGAAAGAAAGAAATATGGGTGGGTGGGTGTAGTGGATCCACGGGATTTCTAGAACCAAATTCCGGTGTAATCGCCATTCCATGTCTGGCTTTTCTAAACTGGGATTCGATTCCGGTGTAACCATAGCCCTAGGACGACAGGCTCCGCTCAGCGGAGGAGCGGCCTGGCCAGATCTGAGCCAGGAGGCGCCGCGCGGAAGACGACAAAAGGAAATACGCGTCGGCGCCGGCCAGAGCAGCTGCCTGTGCCGAGAGAGGCCCCTCGGCTCTCACGGCCGCCGAGATTTTCCAAGAATCAACCGAGATCGAGATGGTAACAATGAGCGAAGAAGATGGGATTGATTGATGATACCTTGGGTTGGTGAGCAGATGGGAATTGCTGCGTGCGCCCCGGCTCGCCCCTTTGCGTCTGGctcgtttttctttttcttggttgGGGGCAGGTGGCTCTGGAGCCTTGGGCGATAAATAGGGCAGCTGGAGAGAGCCGCCTGCCCTTTTGCACGCTGGCTGGAGACAGCGACGGCAGCCTCGGGGACAACGGCCTAGGTCCGCCGTTGTTTGTTGTTGAATACTCTCCGCGGGCCAGTTGGGCCGAATCTAGCTGGCCCAGCGGGATTTCGTCGTCTCATACGTCCAATCTACCCTGAAAGCTTAGTTTTGGAATAGCGCACGTGTTTAGGTTTCGTGGCATTGAGAAGCTCTTCAGCTTGGAACTCTTGACGAACTTTTTTTCCGCGATCCAATCTCCCAATCTCCGGCCAGGGCGTTGGATCTGGTTTCCTCTACCTCTGCTTGGCGCTCTGGCGGCGGTATGAGGGAGGGGAAACCTCGTTCCTCCGTTCTAgcctagtagttagggttagtttttgtctcctatggtgcgtcgttgcggtggtgggagcggcgtccGGGCATATAAATCTGccacaactccactcccacaccggcggcgaccttcacggcggcgtctcggagttgttggcaaggtgtgcttgtcgatcttttaGATCaacagcttggtcttctcgccgttcttcagatctggcaagatctgtttctcgacgtgtcactggcgtttatcgttgtccacgacggcgctggggaccggggcgaggtggttcttctggagcgaagatgttggtccggaggtggtggttatgacgttcttctccgacttcgtcgatgggaggcgacgtatcttggtccaagacaacacggggacgtcccccggtcgacgtgccacatcgacatgtgcctcgctgcttacagcaggcctgttcatcgactcacaaagcctcgttggcgatggtgcttttttggatcttgcaacgaTGGAGGCTCAGCGTCTCTTCTTTCGTTCGTCTCGACGACGTTGGAATTGGATGGTggccgctggctacggtggttgcaggaaatcctagggatcgttttgtatttctcgatcttttagcattttatctgcaaattcaggaatcattttatcccggtttgtcttttagtttccacatgtgttgcttcatgtaacttggtgtttgattaatgaaatatgtggttgctctaaaaaaaaaaaaagcttggaACTCTTGGCACACCAAGCTTGAGTGCTTGACGACTACTGCATCAAACACCATATAGTACAAGAGGTAGAATGCAGTCCTTACcacaccttagagcatctctaacagagctcgTAAATCATGTCGGAACGGTTTTTTTCCAGCAGATTTACGGGGTTGAATCGAAAGTGGCGTATAACAGAGACTGAACTCGCTGCCTGGCCTGAAAAGCTTTTTCAGGGGCCCGAAAAATTTCACACTCGACCCCTATTAATACACACTGAAGGGCACCGCTCCTCCAGCGCCGACATCTATACAACCGCCTTCAGCCGCCGATTTCTGGCTGCTTTGCTAAAATTGTGCACCGCCAGTCAAACATCCTGTCAGACTGCTCCAATTTCAACCATATATGTGTCAATTCCCGGCGAATCTTCTCGATGTAGACTAATTCTAGCGAGCGGCGCGGTGCACGCAAGCAGCACAGGGAATGCGTACACGTGCAGATTCTAGCGAGCAGCGCGACGCACGCGAGCTAGTCTTACATGGGAGCTGGTTAGCTCTAACTATTTGGTGCTAATCATCTCCCGATTGATTCAAATATCCAATCGATtccatagctagctagctagttggGTGGTGCTACTATTTCGATTAAGCTTGCTAGCTAGGTGGCAGCGGGTGCTGGGGCGTGGGCGGCGGGCTCTTGGGCGCGGGGAGGCCCAGCCAAGGGTGTGGGCGGTGGCCGCGCGGGGAGACCTAGGCAGTGGCGCAGACAGTTCtcgtgaagaagatgatgacttTCCGAATATTCCGTTTTTTCAGTTTCAGTTTACAGTGTCTGTCTGCGCCATCCGTTTTACGACTCGTAAACACGTTGAACTCAAGTTTTTCGGTTTACACTTTTacaggctctgttagagatgctcttaccaacAGGTCAAGTGCTACATCACAAAAAAAACATTATGGCAACTAATGTTTGCACAACTTGCAAGGCACGCGGCGATAGATCATGCCGGCATGCCCGGCTGAAATGCATGACGTCACGGAACACATGGACACGGAAATCATGGAGCATATGTGGATGAACAAATGCCCTAACACACAAGGGAATGGTTGTTCCTTGAATTGAGCCATCAAGATTTTACTTTCATTCTAATCGCGCCCTAGTCTATCTGCCCAACATGTAAGAAGGCGGTACGTGAAGGAATTACTTGGGGGCATTTGATGGGTCTTCACAAAGAAAAACCGGAAGCTGCAACTGTCAAAGTGGTGGAATATGGTGAAACTGTGGCCGACGCAAACCTCGGACCTGAACGTGAGACGTatctataatctataatatctaaataggagcaacccactaagtgatttctctcaacatgcaagcatgccacctcaTCAAGATGCCACCTCAGcaatttcattttttttcattaGTTTTGTTTTCAGAATTTTCCACTATGATAGTCCTTTTAAGTTCTAGGCCAATAAGTCTATCTCATGAATTCTTACATTTATTTTTGCTTCTTAGTTCTATAGACGCATCTTACAAGTCACTAAAGTATGTGTCTCTTACTCTCCTTGCCGTTACCCAAGGCCTTCTCTTCTTCTCTCATCGCCTATAAGGCTACTTTTTCTGACCTCCGGCCACTTTGCCAAAACCTGCCTCTTTCATCCTGTCATGTATGGCTTCAACATGCTTACAGTTCAGGCTCTTCCCCCTTCTCAAGTAGCTTGCGCTCCTTAGTTTGCAATAGCAAAATGTCCATGAAGGTCCTGCTCAACCGTCCCTCATGGATTGAAGTAACTGAGATCAGAGAAGCAAACCCGCCTGCATCTGACATGGTACTGCTCATATGGCTGATAACCTTCGGATCCGCCTTCTCCTCTTATCTTCTTTCATCTTTCATGTATTGAGGTTGGTAGTTCCTTTATCGAATTCAAATGTGAGCATGTGTTGAGCTCGTGGGCCACCCTGCAGTAGACAACTTCAAAAATACGGAGAGTTACCTTTTAGGCATGGGTTCTTTTAGTGCACATCTGTGAAAGAAAAACTTCACTTTGTAGTTGAATCTATGGGGGTTTCCAATCAAATATAGGCTTATTGCATTGCCTTATCTTACCGGCAGGTTGTAGGTACAATAGCAACGCTGCAGTCTACCTATATATTGGCGATCTTATTTTGCTTCTCAATGGTCGAAGGTAAATAAATGGTAGGTTGTGCTCAAGTTGAGAGCATATAGGCGATGTCTTCTATGACCATTAAATTTTAACATTGGTTTACTGATAAAATCTCTTGCCCTACATTATGTATAATCAACCTATTTTATAGTAACAAGACATTCCAATAATTCACATGATTTTACTTATTTGATCAAGCTAGCCATTGATATTGAATGAGATTTTGGCTCTCAATTGTGTTATTACTTGATGTAGGGTTATTTGCTCTCCTTTATCATCCATTGTTTGTAAATTCATTTCATTTACTACATGGTGGTCTATGATGTATAATGTGTTTGCTCTGAAGTTGTGCAGTTCCTCAACATTAAAAGGCACTTTGTGGCCTGCAACTGGAAGTAAAATCATCAAAGCAATCAATAAAGACGTGCTTTCCAAATAAGTAGAACATGTGCCCATTTTGTTTACTTTTGTTGAGAAATATCAAGGCATAAATAAGACGGGCTGAAAATATAATAATCTTGCCTTCATAGGTATTTTGCAATAGTGTTGTATAATGTATTACAACTATGTATTGGAATTTAGACCTTTTATTTGGGGAAAGATATCCATACTTTGAAGA contains the following coding sequences:
- the LOC124682611 gene encoding malate dehydrogenase, chloroplastic-like — its product is MASAVTISSVSAQAALVSKPGNHGSTSFSGLKASSSSISFESGTSFLGKTASLRASVTSRIVPKAKSGSQISPQASYKVAVLGAAGGIGQPLGLLIKMSPLVSELRLYDIANVKGVAADLSHCNTPSQVMDFTGPAELADCLKGVDVVVIPAGVPRKPGMTRDDLFNINAGIVKSLIEAVADNCPEAFIHIISNPVNSTVPIAAEILKQKGVYNPKKLFGVSTLDVVRANTFVAQKKNLSLIDVDVPVVGGHAGITILPLLSKTRPSVSFTDEETEQLTKRIQNAGTEVVEAKAGAGSATLSMAYAAARFVESSLRAMAGDPDVYECTYVQSELTELPFFASRVKLGKDGVESIISSDLEGVTEYEAKALEALKAELKASIEKGIEFAHKQGAAASV